Proteins encoded in a region of the Thunnus maccoyii chromosome 4, fThuMac1.1, whole genome shotgun sequence genome:
- the LOC121895671 gene encoding zinc finger and BTB domain-containing protein 39 gives MRIRLQGPGHAASLLTELNRCRQSRQYCDVFLQVGNRTFAAHRAVLACAGTYFRNLFARAPAASTTAFSLEFISPANFEKVLTFVYTGEILTDLIDVGVLYELAERLGVSELVRACHATFPDLQASVSANCKASSPGDLLDSSMVAAASTVAAVSTASVSASSVCSSAASCSSLSSSAGPSAAPTPAAAPSPLFQARAARTGREAHTGALSLDLKAEDLQSHIGYGQMAPDHLLTSSHSSQNDSVLPPGPVLQLKTEQGLEEEEEEEAGGSCEEAGRGGRMVVSESAGSSLPRSSDPAPSDPCSYPDSSAQLVAEACAPTSSSGEPVGSLQVGAVEGGVVDVQRDGRLMFGEVDEGENEEEREALQGNGAMEGTEEEQWRQLAGEIIELSDDENFMEEGDEEDDEDDLVCVENGEGGNSSGQVTGNMLTCKACAAPLPADPAAIRRHGESHLTELGLCRVCGASFPDRAAGVTHSLTHVGVQLFTCEMCHLQFCSQNKLLRHHRQTASSYTLPQGALTNNGQGQSSELQCTACTKTLSKDFQTVRDHLLSHVCPQSLSCGVCHLPQLSLCSLLWHALAHLSLPVFTCPHCARCFVERSLLDRHMTAHAEEAAAKERERSVLRAYRVGADGVVGGGGGGGMAGAEELHCFLCPQTFRSSSAFQYHLSLHTTESLGSGGGGGGGGVAGQSWLGKRKADQSLDCPPSSCSSSSPRDAGGLVKMSNLGLGLGMGFSLPDKFFQGPIHSLPSGVLTNGSSGQDGGVGAAGVRGKWYRCRYCGKRFAHSGEFTYHLRIHTGEKPYQCKVCLRFFRGRSTMICHLKTHAGALMYRCTVCGLYFSTLKLVSSHMELHKDHLPPDFNIEQTFMYNDHSKEPLPTVDT, from the exons ATGAGGATCCGGTTGCAGGGTCCCGGCCATGCTGCCAGCCTTCTCACTGAGCTCAACCGCTGCCGCCAATCACGCCAGTACTGTGATGTGTTCCTACAAGTTGGCAACCGCACATTTGCAGCACACCGTGCTGTGCTGGCCTGCGCCGGGACGTACTTCCGCAATCTGTTTGCCCGGGCTCCAGCCGCGTCCACCACTGCCTTCTCTTTGGAGTTTATTTCCCCGGCGAACTTTGAGAAAGTGCTGACGTTTGTCTACACGGGGGAGATCTTGACCGATCTCATAGATGTCGGGGTTCTGTACGAGCTTGCTGAGAGGCTGGGTGTTAGTGAACTGGTGAGGGCCTGTCACGCTACCTTCCCTGATCTGCAGGCTTCTGTGTCTGCGAACTGTAAAGCCAGCAGTCCTGGAGATCTCCTGGACTCAAGCATGGTTGCTGCTGCTTCCACAGTGGCTGCTGTCAGCACCGCTTCTGTATCTGCATCGTCTGTGTGTTCCTCTGCtgcctcctgctcctctctgtcttcgTCAGCCGGTCCGTCTGCTGCCCCGACTCCTGCCGCCGCTCCCTCGCCTCTCTTCCAAGCCAGGGCAGCCAGGACGGGCCGTGAAGCTCACACTGGGGCTCTGTCTCTGGACCTGAAGGCAGAAGACCTCCAGTCTCATATAGGTTATGGGCAGATGGCACCGGATCATCTTTTAACCAGCAGCCATTCCAGTCAGAACGACAGCGTGCTGCCTCCGGGGCCGGTGCTCCAGCTGAAGACTGAGCAggggctggaggaggaggaggaggaggaggcaggaggcAGCTGTGAGGAAGCTGGCAGAGGTGGACGGATGGTGGTTTCTGAGAGCGCGGGCAGCTCTCTACCCCGGAGCAGCGATCCTGCGCCGTCCGACCCCTGCTCCTACCCCGATTCTTCGGCTCAGCTGGTGGCGGAGGCCTGCGCCCCGACGTCGTCCTCGGGAGAGCCTGTAGGCAGCCTGCAGGTGGGAGCGGTGGAGGGCGGCGTGGTGGACGTGCAGAGGGACGGCAGGCTGATGTTTGGAGAGGTGGACGAAGGAGAGAacgaggaggagagggaggcgCTGCAAGGGAACGGAGCGATGGAGGGAACGGAGGAGGAGCAGTGGAGACAGCTGGCAGGCGAGATCATCGAGCTGAGCGACGACGAGAACTTCATGGAGGAGGGAGATGAAGAAGACGACGAAGACGACCTCGTGTGTGTGGAGAACGGAGAGGGAGGGAACTCAAGCGGCCAg GTGACGGGCAACATGCTGACCTGTAAAGCCTGTGCGGCGCCGCTCCCCGCAGACCCGGCTGCCATCAGAAGACACGGCGAGAGCCATCTGACAGAACTGGGGCTGTGCAGAGTGTGCGGGGCTTCGTTCCCGGACCGAGCTGCAGGCGTCACCCATTCCCTCACCCACGTCGGCGTGCAGCTCTTCACCTGCGAGATGTGCCACCTGCAGTTCTGCAGCCAAAACAAACTGCTGCGTCACCACCGCCAGACAGCTTCCAGTTACACGCTACCACAGGGGGCGCTGACCAACAACGGACAAGGCCAGAGCTCCGAGCTGCAGTGCACCGCGTGCACCAAAACCCTCAGCAAGGACTTCCAG ACTGTCAGAGACCACCTGCTGAGCCATGTGTGTCCTCAGAGCCTGAGCTGCGGCGTATGTCACCTCCCCCAGCTCTCCCTGTGCTCCCTGCTGTGGCACGCCCTCGCCCACCTCTCTTTGCCCGTCTTCACTTGCCCGCACTGTGCCCGCTGCTTCGTAGAGCGCTCCCTGCTGGACAGACATATGACTGCGCACGCCGAGGAGGCGGCAGCTAAGGAGAGGGAGCGGTCGGTGCTGAGGGCTTACAGAGTCGGGGCAGATGGAGTcgtgggaggaggaggaggaggaggtatgGCGGGAGCGGAGGAGCTGCATTGCTTCCTATGCCCACAGACGTTCCGCTCCTCCTCCGCCTTTCAGTATCACCTCAGCCTGCACACCACCGAGTCCCTGGggagcggaggaggaggaggaggaggaggtgtcgCGGGTCAGAGCTGGTTGGGCAAACGTAAAGCCGATCAGTCTCTGGATTGCCCTCCGTCttcctgttcctcctcctctccgcgGGACGCCGGCGGCCTTGTGAAAATGAGCAACCTGGGTTTGGGTCTGGGAATGGGCTTCAGCTTACCAGATAAGTTTTTTCAAGGGCCGATACACAGCTTGCCCTCCGGGGTCCTGACCAACGGGAGTTCAGGGCAGGACGGAGGAGTCGGGGCGGCGGGCGTCCGTGGGAAATGGTACCGGTGTCGCTACTGCGGTAAACGTTTCGCCCACTCGGGGGAGTTCACCTATCACCTCCGCATCCACACCGGAGAGAAACCCTACCAGTGCAAAGTCTGTCTGCGCTTCTTCAGAGGCCGCTCCACCATGATCTGCCACCTGAAGACGCACGCCGGCGCTCTCATGTACCGCTGCACCGTCTGCGGCCTTTACTTCTCCACACTGAAGCTGGTGTCGTCGCACATGGAGCTCCACAAAGACCATCTGCCTCCGGACTTCAACATCGAGCAGACCTTCATGTACAATGATCACTCTAAAGAACCGCTGCCCACTGTGGACACCTGA
- the gpr182 gene encoding G-protein coupled receptor 182, producing MSTSEHNRSLDFINGTPWFVFECSIDLDTDYRRIALFLLYLFVFMVGLLENLLVVWVNWRRRHTASGVLFCIINVSLSDLMVIVILPFFMMEVTMDKVWLWGRFLCRVTNLIYMINVYSSTFFLAFMTLERYLSLTRPASLACFPVARGRRWALCGGLWLLSFFLALIENIHVDLLEWDEPGCYMLPEDNHTEWFVSVALLSLLFQFLGPAAVIITCNVLIAQAVQTTPDVQGRREVWLVHVYSVVFIMCWLPYHLVMFLMTIDDLNPYIFSCNAVEFLYFSFSVVQGLSLFHCVANPILYNFLSKSFRNNLISSVVNCIPKEVTADQAGAGTQPDAPNGGGGGMGKQKFSNASTSQSDVGS from the coding sequence ATGAGCACCTCCGAGCACAACCGTTCATTAGACTTCATAAATGGCACGCCGTGGTTTGTCTTCGAGTGCTCCATCGACCTCGATACAGACTACCGGCGCATCGCCCTCTTCCTGCTCTACCTTTTCGTCTTCATGGTGGGCCTCCTGGAGAACCTGCTGGTCGTCTGGGTCAACTGGCGTCGACGCCACACGGCCAGCGGCGTCCTCTTCTGCATCATCAACGTGAGCCTGTCGGACCTGATGGTGATCGTGATCCTGCCCTTCTTCATGATGGAGGTCACCATGGACAAGGTTTGGCTGTGGGGCCGCTTCCTCTGCAGGGTCACCAACCTCATCTATATGATCAACGTCTACAGCAGCACCTTCTTCTTGGCCTTCATGACCCTGGAGCGCTATCTGTCCCTGACCAGGCCCGCATCCCTGGCATGCTTCCCCGTTGCGAGAGGGCGCCGCTGGGCGCTCTGCGGAGGCCTGTGGTTGCTCTCCTTCTTTCTGGCTCTGATAGAGAACATCCACGTGGATCTCCTGGAGTGGGACGAGCCAGGCTGTTACATGCTGCCCGAGGACAACCACACCGAATGGTTCGTCTCTGTGGCTTTACTCAGCCTCCTCTTCCAGTTCCTGGGCCCGGCCGCCGTCATCATCACCTGCAACGTGCTGATCGCCCAAGCCGTTCAAACGACCCCGGACGTGCAGGGTCGACGGGAGGTGTGGCTGGTGCACGTGTACTCCGTGGTGTTTATCATGTGCTGGCTGCCCTACCACCTGGTCATGTTCCTGATGACCATAGATGACCTCAACCCTTACATCTTCAGCTGCAACGCGGTGGAATTCCTCTACTTCTCTTTCAGCGTGGTGCAGGGCCTGTCGCTTTTCCACTGCGTCGCCAACCCCATCCTTTACAACTTCCTCAGCAAGAGCTTCCGCAACAACCTGATCAGCTCTGTGGTGAACTGCATTCCCAAAGAGGTAACCGCAGACCAGGCGGGAGCGGGGACCCAGCCCGACGCTCCAAACGGAGGCGGGGGAGGCATGGGGAAGCAGAAGTTTAGTAACGCCAGCACCAGCCAGTCTGATGTGGGATCATAA